The following proteins are co-located in the Methanomassiliicoccales archaeon genome:
- a CDS encoding NTP transferase domain-containing protein produces the protein MLRVSAVVTAGGKGTRIAELRQEKPLIQIMGRPMIDYVLEALKGSKEVSEVVVSVSSSTPMTEEHVQRQGYRFVRTPGAGYVEDLRYAMYLLSTPYVLVVPADMPLLRSSSIDKVVTAFYRSKKSSIVVGVPESLFRELNQGAEPTVVMNMNNERAVPCGISIVDRDLMLRGEYLDEAYMVTELVDFAINVNTVEQLHQAERVLVCR, from the coding sequence ATGCTTCGAGTTAGTGCAGTGGTGACTGCTGGTGGAAAGGGGACAAGGATTGCGGAGTTGCGGCAGGAGAAGCCTTTGATACAGATAATGGGCAGGCCGATGATCGATTATGTGTTGGAGGCACTAAAGGGCTCCAAGGAGGTATCGGAGGTAGTGGTCTCGGTCAGTTCCAGTACTCCCATGACCGAGGAGCATGTGCAGCGGCAGGGGTATCGCTTCGTGCGCACCCCTGGAGCGGGATATGTGGAGGACCTGCGCTACGCCATGTACCTACTCTCCACACCTTATGTGTTGGTAGTACCGGCAGATATGCCCTTGCTGCGCTCTAGCTCCATAGACAAAGTGGTCACGGCCTTCTATCGCTCTAAGAAGTCCTCCATAGTGGTCGGGGTCCCGGAGAGCCTCTTTCGCGAACTGAATCAAGGAGCGGAGCCTACGGTGGTCATGAACATGAATAATGAGAGAGCCGTTCCCTGCGGCATAAGCATCGTGGATCGCGATCTGATGTTACGCGGTGAATACCTGGACGAGGCTTATATGGTGACGGAGCTGGTGGACTTCGCTATAAACGTGAACACTGTGGAGCAACTGCATCAGGCCGAGAGAGTGTTGGTCTGTCGCTAA
- the cobS gene encoding adenosylcobinamide-GDP ribazoletransferase, with the protein MHRSTGGGKIGLRGIIKAQFSLFTILPAHCGTKEIEALSRHFYLIPIIGAFFGLVAGGLFLLSNHFLSGLMAAVLTLLLVHALNRFLHIDGLSDLGDGLLAGGGREKKVAVMKDSRSGAGGIAYVLFFELLAVASLAAVGEEDKALWFLAPFVTEVLCKNAVVACAASGRPVEGLGGLFVRNTKGWAPLLSTILSLIIILPLAVSISPLWGCECPFQMLVIIFSMVLASLMSGLIMAKVAMRNFAMVNGDVLGATNEIARPVILIILLVVLRCFELVQW; encoded by the coding sequence ATACACCGATCTACTGGGGGCGGGAAGATAGGTCTGAGGGGAATAATCAAAGCCCAATTCTCCCTATTCACCATTCTTCCAGCCCATTGTGGCACAAAGGAGATAGAGGCTCTCTCCCGTCACTTTTATTTGATACCCATCATCGGCGCCTTCTTCGGTCTGGTGGCCGGTGGCCTTTTCCTACTGAGCAACCACTTCCTCAGTGGACTAATGGCTGCTGTGCTGACCTTGCTTCTCGTCCATGCTCTCAACCGCTTCCTGCACATAGATGGCTTGAGCGACTTAGGAGACGGGCTGCTGGCAGGAGGAGGAAGGGAGAAGAAGGTGGCGGTCATGAAGGATTCGCGTTCGGGAGCAGGCGGTATTGCCTATGTGCTGTTCTTCGAGCTGTTAGCTGTGGCATCATTGGCAGCGGTAGGCGAAGAGGACAAGGCGCTTTGGTTCTTGGCCCCATTCGTAACTGAGGTGCTGTGCAAGAACGCCGTCGTGGCCTGCGCTGCCAGCGGACGGCCTGTAGAGGGTCTAGGAGGGCTTTTCGTGAGGAATACCAAGGGCTGGGCGCCACTCTTGTCCACCATCCTCTCCCTGATCATAATCCTTCCTCTGGCTGTATCAATATCGCCCCTCTGGGGTTGCGAGTGCCCCTTCCAAATGCTGGTCATCATCTTTTCCATGGTTCTGGCCAGTCTGATGTCTGGTTTGATTATGGCGAAGGTAGCCATGCGCAATTTCGCTATGGTGAATGGGGATGTGTTGGGTGCGACCAACGAGATTGCCCGCCCGGTCATCCTGATAATCTTGTTAGTGGTGTTGCGATGCTTCGAGTTAGTGCAGTGGTGA
- a CDS encoding TIGR00303 family protein — translation MSFDIPEDIILVHEKAKGKEFIEKIWGKKATFLCAIGNTETGKIPGISAAGANPAITDYTPAADVELLYFGWCKCINGVPVTPNGIPTPGLITVSATKLGSMPIFAVVGGANILPNAPYFSLDGKAGKDIRTGKAVEDPFKVYERAVVIGEQLASISSYLVVGESIAGGTTTALGVLTALGYDADGKVSSTLPENPHELKIRVVREGIANSRKSREELRKDPMTAIAAVGDPMMPAAAGVIAGAAKKVPVLLAGGTQMAAVLAIVKGMEPKSMRSLAIGTTRWICEDKNSSIVDLVKQIGEVPVIAANLDFSNSRFEGLRIYETGLVKEGVGAGGSTIAAMASTKGAVDAKTMLTDIDATYERLMIRK, via the coding sequence ATGAGTTTCGACATTCCTGAAGATATTATCCTGGTACATGAGAAAGCCAAGGGCAAGGAGTTTATAGAGAAGATTTGGGGCAAGAAGGCCACATTTCTCTGCGCCATAGGCAACACTGAAACGGGCAAGATCCCTGGCATCTCTGCCGCTGGAGCTAATCCAGCCATTACCGATTACACTCCTGCGGCGGATGTCGAGCTGCTCTACTTCGGTTGGTGCAAATGCATCAACGGCGTGCCCGTGACTCCTAATGGCATTCCCACCCCCGGCCTCATAACCGTCTCCGCCACCAAGCTTGGCTCAATGCCCATCTTCGCCGTTGTGGGAGGGGCTAATATCCTCCCCAACGCACCCTATTTCTCATTGGATGGGAAGGCCGGCAAGGATATACGTACTGGGAAAGCCGTGGAAGACCCCTTTAAGGTATACGAGCGCGCAGTGGTGATAGGGGAACAGTTGGCCTCCATCTCCTCCTATCTGGTGGTAGGGGAGTCCATAGCGGGAGGCACCACCACGGCCCTGGGAGTCCTTACAGCTCTAGGATATGACGCCGATGGGAAGGTCTCATCCACGCTCCCTGAGAACCCGCATGAGCTGAAGATTCGAGTGGTGAGAGAGGGCATCGCTAACTCAAGGAAGAGCAGGGAGGAGCTTAGGAAGGACCCCATGACAGCCATCGCCGCAGTGGGAGACCCCATGATGCCAGCCGCGGCGGGGGTAATCGCCGGCGCGGCCAAGAAGGTGCCAGTGCTTTTGGCTGGAGGCACGCAGATGGCTGCGGTCCTGGCCATTGTCAAGGGAATGGAGCCCAAAAGCATGAGGAGTCTGGCCATTGGGACCACTCGGTGGATATGCGAGGACAAGAATTCCTCGATAGTCGACCTGGTCAAGCAGATTGGTGAGGTCCCGGTGATCGCTGCCAATCTGGACTTCTCGAATTCTAGGTTCGAGGGTCTTAGGATATACGAGACAGGTCTGGTGAAGGAGGGCGTAGGAGCAGGGGGCTCGACCATCGCTGCTATGGCAAGTACGAAAGGGGCTGTAGACGCCAAGACCATGCTGACCGATATCGATGCTACCTATGAACGGTTGATGATCAGGAAGTAA
- a CDS encoding calcium/sodium antiporter — translation MLEQGLMLLGGLISIYLGGRWLVEGASQLAAILGVRPMIIGLTIMGFGTSSPELALGLLANAEGLGSVSLGNIIGSNIGNVTFVIAASAIIMTVVVEFDIIRKEGLAAVTGVLMLFAFSLLGGIEWWGGFLMLTAFAVYLFLLLRGLERCHPSKDVTCQFEDMEAKKGGRGRGIILILIGLFLLLLGAQIAIDGAEGLARELGITEVLIGITLVSFGTTLPEFTVAVLSALRKRPDLAVGNLLGTITFNTLVVLGAGAVVSGRIDVPYSVLITGVLPMITFMGLTILIIYTKNAIGRKAGMALIALYLVYLAMLIAYQ, via the coding sequence GTGCTTGAGCAAGGCCTTATGCTTCTAGGCGGACTCATCTCGATATATTTAGGTGGACGTTGGCTAGTAGAGGGAGCTTCTCAATTGGCCGCAATATTGGGTGTCAGACCTATGATCATTGGGCTTACCATAATGGGCTTCGGAACCTCTTCTCCAGAATTGGCGCTGGGATTGCTGGCAAATGCGGAAGGTCTGGGATCGGTCTCGCTCGGTAACATTATCGGCTCCAATATCGGGAATGTAACTTTCGTCATCGCTGCTTCGGCCATCATCATGACGGTGGTCGTCGAATTCGACATCATAAGGAAAGAAGGGCTGGCCGCCGTAACTGGCGTGCTGATGCTATTCGCCTTCTCTCTCCTGGGCGGTATTGAATGGTGGGGTGGCTTTCTGATGCTAACCGCCTTCGCAGTATATCTCTTCCTTCTTTTGCGTGGCTTGGAAAGATGCCATCCCTCAAAGGATGTGACCTGCCAATTCGAGGACATGGAGGCTAAGAAAGGGGGGAGAGGAAGGGGTATCATTCTTATCCTCATCGGGCTCTTCCTTCTCCTGCTAGGCGCACAGATCGCCATCGATGGCGCGGAGGGTTTGGCGCGAGAGTTGGGAATAACAGAAGTTCTGATAGGAATAACCCTCGTTTCCTTCGGCACGACTCTGCCCGAGTTCACCGTGGCCGTGCTCTCCGCCTTGAGGAAGCGCCCCGATTTGGCAGTGGGGAATTTGTTGGGCACCATCACCTTCAACACATTGGTCGTCCTGGGAGCTGGTGCAGTGGTATCTGGCCGAATCGATGTGCCATATTCCGTGCTCATCACGGGCGTTCTTCCTATGATCACTTTCATGGGCTTGACCATCCTGATAATCTATACCAAGAATGCCATAGGTCGGAAGGCCGGAATGGCTTTGATCGCCTTGTACCTCGTCTATCTGGCAATGCTTATAGCGTATCAATGA